The Mobula birostris isolate sMobBir1 chromosome 11, sMobBir1.hap1, whole genome shotgun sequence genome has a segment encoding these proteins:
- the LOC140204791 gene encoding ATP synthase subunit f, mitochondrial-like encodes MADRPVPVAEKRLMDVKLGELSRWVSARDFTPNGVLGALRRGRDRYYNKYINVKRGGISGVAMLLAGYVVISYIWEYDHLKHERWRKYH; translated from the exons ATGGCGGACCGGCCAG TTCCAGTCGCAGAGAAGCGCCTGATGGACGTGAAGCTGGGAGAGCTCTCCCGCTGGGTTTCTGCGCGGGATTTCACTCCCAATGGTGTTCTGGGTGCTTTACGGCGAG GCCGCGATCGGTACTACAACAAGTACATCAACGTGAAACGAGGTGGCATTAGTGGGGTGGCCATGCTGCTGGCTGGCTACGTTGTGATCAGTTACATCTGGGAGTACGATCACCTCA AGCACGAACGCTGGAGGAAATACCACTGA